In Zalophus californianus isolate mZalCal1 chromosome 4, mZalCal1.pri.v2, whole genome shotgun sequence, the following proteins share a genomic window:
- the GPIHBP1 gene encoding glycosylphosphatidylinositol-anchored high density lipoprotein-binding protein 1, translated as MKAPAALLLALLLCGQPGTGRAQDEEEEEHADVGPEGYDDDDDEEGQEASVAAGLLQCYACQSLYRGERCKQVQNCVHGHSFCKAIMSHGNTESGPLTTYSAWCADTCQPITKTLEGTLMTLTCCQSTLCNIPPWQEPPGSGAGSPQGSPAMVAATLLLSLLPGLQAMGS; from the exons ATGAAGGCACCCGCGGCTCTCCTGCTGGCCCTGCTGCTTTGTGGGCAGCCAG GCACCGGGCGGGCgcaggacgaggaggaggaggagcacgCGGACGTCGGCCCGGAGGGCTATGATGACGACGACGAcgaggaggggcaggaggccagtgtggctgcag ggctgctgcaGTGTTATGCCTGCCAGTCCCTGTACAGGGGGGAGCGCTGCAAGCAAGTTCAGAACTGCGTCCACGGCCACAGCTTCTGCAAAGCCATCATGTCCCACGGGAACACGG agtCGGGTCCTCTGACCACCTACTCTGCATGGTGTGCAGACACGTGTCAGCCCATCACCAAGACACTGGAGGGGACCCTGATGACCCTGACCTGTTGCCAGTCCACCCTCTGCAACATCCCACCCTGGCAGGAGCCCCCAGGCAGCGGAGCCGGTAGCCCCCAGGGCAGCCCCGCGATGGTGGCCGCCACTCTCCTGCTCAGCCTCCTTCCCGGCCTTCAGGCCATGGGGTCCTGA